ATGAATTGAAGTAGAAAACAAGCGCAGAATCTACGACATGAGTTTTTGTTTTCGCGAGTCTTTTCTACGTCGCAGCCGCTGCTGCCCCCCGGTGGCTCCTCATGTGAGTCTTCAGACAGTGGCTCTGGGTGAAGGCCTTGTCGCACAGTTTGCACTTGTACGGCCTCTCGCCGTTGTGAGTCCTCATGTGGACGGTCAGGTGCGTCCTGCGAGCACACGCCTTCCCGCAGATCCCGCAGACGAACGCCTTGACGCCCGAGTGCACCGTCACGTGGTCGTCCAGGTTGTTCTTGCGCTTGAAGGCCCAGCCGCAGTCGGGGCAGCGGTACGGCGCCTCCCCCGTGTGGACGCGCATGTGCACGGTCAGCGGCCCCTTGGTGACGAAGCCCCGGCCGCACTCGCCGCAGCGGTACGGCTTCTCGTCGGTGTGCGTCATCATGTGGATGTGCAGCTGTTTGCTCGTCAGGAACATTTTGCAGCAGACGTCGCAGAGGTACGACCGCTCCCTGTCCGTGTGGATCTTCTTGTGTTGCCTCAGCGTCCCGGGCAGTTTGAAACTCCGCCCGCAAACCTGACAGCTGTGCGGCCGCTCCGCCGAGTGCGTCATCATGTGGCGGGACAGTGACCGGTAGTCAGAGAGCGATTTGCCGCAAACGCCGCAGAACTGCGTCTTCTTGTCGGTGTGCGTCCTGCGGTGAGACTTGAGCTGCTCCTTCAGCTCGAACACCATGTGGCAGATGTAGCATTTGTGAGGCTTCGCCTCCTCGTGGCGCCTCCGATGATCCTCCAGCGACGCCTTTAACGCAAAAGCGGCGTTGCACATGTCGCACCTGTGCGGCGTCTCCCCCGAGTGGGCCGCCACGTGCTCGTCGAGGTCGAGTGCGCCGAGGAACGACTCCCCGCAAATGTGGCAGTCGTGGGTTTTGTGGCGGCTTTGCAGATGTTGCTCCAGCGCCTCCGCGGACCCGGGACGCGCGCCGCACACGCCGCAAACACTTCCTGGATCGTCCGCGTGGCTCCGGGCGTGTTTCACAAGGGACACTTCTGATTGAAGCAGAGCGCCGCAGACTTTACATACGAGAGCAGCGTCACCAGAACGTCCAGACTTTTGTTTCCCTGTCGTCTGCAGTTCGCCGCCGCTGTCCCTCAGTTCCTCGTCACTCTCGCCTGGATTCCAGTCGCCATCGCTGTCGTTCGCCTCTTCTCTCTCGTCTTCCTGTTCATCGTCGTCTTCGTCAGGGCGAGCCACAGTGTCGTCAGCTGGAGGCGTTCCGCAGCGACCTTCGTCATCATCAGCCTCCTCTGTTCGCAGGTCTCGTTGTGACGTCGAGCCGCCAGACGCGACGACCAGGTCCTGATCACAGACGCTGTGTGAGACCAGAGGGGATATAGACGAAGAAGGTTCACGAGTGATGCGTTCAGGGTCTGATGGATTCATCGGTTGACTGATAATCGTTTATGTTTGCTGACatgaaaactttgattttacagaataaacaaagcagaaaaagcaGGTTTGGTGTAAAACCAAAAGCTG
This region of Scophthalmus maximus strain ysfricsl-2021 chromosome 12, ASM2237912v1, whole genome shotgun sequence genomic DNA includes:
- the LOC118319934 gene encoding zinc finger protein 436-like, which encodes MKRNADESESSRARVLREFVTDRLAAASREILAAVERTVAGYEEEASGFRREIDRQRRQLELLLQPRVDLNTAGVKLGRRLRHVDEEEGDEEDEESSENPEDLNNRTSSRCQLERRRSGRPQTRETQNHVDLRIRILDDPRTEVLSQSVLKKCPMLRLKCPRGLRESDFLDLLSSTFPQLSTGHEPLDVFASDRGQRLRRLHLKALTPEELDRGAGGRAGRGTSTVFIRPRAQKEPEANEEEIHPLQTKDNDTGDSSSAAAVLTCEHVTPQTSVCDQDLVVASGGSTSQRDLRTEEADDDEGRCGTPPADDTVARPDEDDDEQEDEREEANDSDGDWNPGESDEELRDSGGELQTTGKQKSGRSGDAALVCKVCGALLQSEVSLVKHARSHADDPGSVCGVCGARPGSAEALEQHLQSRHKTHDCHICGESFLGALDLDEHVAAHSGETPHRCDMCNAAFALKASLEDHRRRHEEAKPHKCYICHMVFELKEQLKSHRRTHTDKKTQFCGVCGKSLSDYRSLSRHMMTHSAERPHSCQVCGRSFKLPGTLRQHKKIHTDRERSYLCDVCCKMFLTSKQLHIHMMTHTDEKPYRCGECGRGFVTKGPLTVHMRVHTGEAPYRCPDCGWAFKRKNNLDDHVTVHSGVKAFVCGICGKACARRTHLTVHMRTHNGERPYKCKLCDKAFTQSHCLKTHMRSHRGAAAAAT